Proteins co-encoded in one Arachis hypogaea cultivar Tifrunner chromosome 11, arahy.Tifrunner.gnm2.J5K5, whole genome shotgun sequence genomic window:
- the LOC112723860 gene encoding uncharacterized protein: protein MKLIYDACSMEQSQSNSQPQDNAAQNSQIGSSRGKSDPAWQYFTVNEREAEEEGEAPNPVQPPAPATMGDKGKRRAIAATPIGSYFKERTTPGSQPALKSVLASKQVKHKVKLGLARWIIDARIPFNAIQSPYFQPALDGVATIGPGFKGPSYDEMRVHLLADLKKECQLLVEGYRSSWKRTGCTLMADGWTDQRQRTLINFLVYCPAGMSFVKSVDASDMIKTADTLFKLFAEVIEWVGSSNIVHVVTDNAANYVSAGKLIHEKYPNIFWSPCAAHCINLILKNIASLPHIADLASRASKVTVFVYNHMIFLSWLRKIKEWKEIVRPGVTRFATVFITLKSIYDHKQDLQALVIDKYFTSYKLSKSVNGKMVSSIILDSKFWEDCFTTVMLVGPLIKLLRLVDADEKPSLGIVYAGMQRAKINIKTMFRNRKSAYTPYTSILKMRWDKHLKRDLHAAAYFLNPDYFYSEGFVEKANILRSLLDLFDIETLCDDSVAAMQEIQLYRDRKGSFGRESALKAIKRLEPGEWWRLHGGSAPNLQKMAVRLLHQTSSSSGCERNWSLFEQIHSKRRNRLEHQRLTDIVYVTYNLLLQSRMHRKKKNYDPIDIQSIDTVDFWVMPDEEDPEFTNGDIEGVENLIYTDNAMPSYPTDGGDVELGVDFPNVADSSNTTSFGGTSDDGGFGLPVYDGDVGTLNDNYNF, encoded by the exons ATGAAGTTGATCTATGATGCCTGTTCT ATGGAACAATCACAAAGTAACTCACAGCCACAAGATAATGCTGCTCAAAATTCTCAAATTGGTTCATCTAGAGGTAAATCTGATCCAGCTTGGCAGTATTTTACAGTGAA TGAAAGAGAAGCGGAAGAAGAGGGTGAAGCGCCTAATCCTGTACAACCTCCGGCTCCTGCAACAATGGGAGACAAAGGAAAGAGAAGAGCGATTGCTGctactccaattggaagttatttTAAGGAAAGGACTACGCCAGGCTCTCAACCAGCTTTGAAAAGTGTCTTGGCCAGTAAACAAGTTAAACACAAGGTTAAGTTGGGGCTTGCAAGATGGATCATTGATGCACGGATTCCATTCAATGCAATTCAATCGCCTTACTTTCAACCTGCCTTGGACGGCGTTGCTACGATTGGACCTGGTTTCAAGGGACCGTCGTATGACGAAATGAGAGTTCATTTGCTGGCCGATCTTAAGAAGGAGTGTCAGTTGCTTGTTGAAGGTTATAGGAGCTCGTGGAAAAGGACTGGTTGTACACTGATGGCAGATGGCTGGACTGATCAAAGGCAACGTACGTTAATTAATTTTCTAGTTTATTGTCCTGCTGGTATGTCATTTGTTAAGTCTGTTGATGCTTCTGATATGATAAAAACTGCCGATACCTTGTTTAAACTGTTTGCTGAGGTTATTGAGTGGGTTGGGTCTAGTAACATTGTGCATGTGGTTACTGATAATGCTGCGAATTATGTATCTGCTGGGAAACTCATTCATGAAAAGTATCCAAACATTTTTTGGTCTCCTTGTGCTGCTCATTGCATCAATCTTATCTTGAAAAACATAGCAAGTCTTCCTCACATAGCTGACCTTGCCTCTCGTGCTTCAAAAGTGACTGTCTTTGTTTACAATCATATGATTTTCTTGTCATggcttagaaaaataaaagagtggaAAGAAATTGTTCGACCAGGAGTAACACGTTTTGCTACTGTTTTCATTACTTTGAAAAGTATATATGATCATAAACAAGACTTGCAAGCATTGGTGATTGACAAATATTTCACTTCTTATAAATTATCCAAGAGTGTCAATGGGAAGATGgttagttcaattatcttggatagTAAGTTTTGGGAGGATTGTTTTACTACTGTTATGCTTGTTGGTCCTCTAATTAAGTTATTGAGGCTTGTGGATGCTGATGAGAAACCTTCTCTGGGTATCGTGTATGCGGGCATGCAAAGAGCCAAAATTAATATCAAGACAATGTTTAGAAATAGGAAATCTGCATACACACCTTATACAAGTATCTTGAAAATGCGGTGGGATAAGCATTTGAAGCGTGACCTCCATGCAGCAGCATACTTTTTGAATCCAGATTACTTCTATAGCGAGGGGTTTGTTGAAAAGGCAAATATCTTGAGGTCTTTGCTTGATTTATTTGATATTGAAACTCTTTGCGATGACTCGGTTGCCGCAATGCAAGAGATACAATTGTATCGAGATCGAAAAGGAAGTTTTGGAAGGGAAAGTGCATTGAAAGCAATTAAGAGACTTGAACCTG GTGAATGGTGGAGGCTACACGGTGGGAGTGCTCCTAACTTGCAAAAAATGGCAGttcgtcttcttcatcaaacatctTCATCATCCGGCTGCGAGAGGAACTGGAGCCTCTTTGAACAAATCCATTCAAAGAGGAGGAACCGATTAGAGCATCAAAGGCTAACTGACATTGTTTATGTCACTTATAATCTACTTCTTCAATCTAGAATGCATCGCAAGAAGAAGAATTATGATCCAATTGACATTCAAAGCATTGACACAGTAGATTTTTGGGTAATGCCGGATGAAGAAGATCCTGAATTTACTAATGGAGACATCGAAGGcgttgaaaatttaatttatacggATAATGCTATGCCTTCATATCCTACAG atggagGAGATGTGGAACTTGGTGTGGATTTCCCTAATGTTGCTGATTCTTCAAATACAACTTCTTTTGGTGGTACTTCTGATGATGGTGGCTTTGGATTACCTGTTTATGATGGAGATGTTGGAACACTTaatgataattataatttttga